From Polaribacter haliotis:
TACACATATAATAAAAACTCTAAAAATTTAAAAGAACTAGTAAATGGGTTTATTGATTTTGAAGTAAATACAATTCTTCAAATGGACAATTATAACAAACTTTGGATTGGTACAGATGCACAAGGTTTTTTTATTTATGACACAAAAGAAAACAAGTTTATTGAAAAAAAATTTTTAAAAGGTGCCGTTAATAAATTAGATAAAGAACTTTTTATAAGTATTTTTAAAGACAGTTTTGGCATTATTTGGGCTGGTACAGATGGTGGAGGTTTGTATAAAATGGATTCAAAAACAGGATTAGTAGAAGTTTTTAAACACACATACCCTTCAGAATTTACATTGGGCAGTAACACTATTTTAAGTGTTAGCGAAGATCTTAATAATAATATTTGGATTGTCTGCAATTTTCAAATTATAAACGTTATTCCTAAAACGAACCCAACAGTAAATTTTATTCCTGGTTCTGCAGATAAAAGAACAACACGAGTATTAAGTTTACATAAAAGCAAAAACGGTACTCTATGGGTAGGTACAGATGGAAATGGTTTGAGTGAACTTAAAAACAACAAACAATCTAAACAATATTTTAATGATATTAATAATAACTTCTATGTACAATGTATTACAGAAGACGATTATGGAAACATTTGGTTTGGAACTTATCGAAATGGTATTTGGAAATATAATACCCGCTCAAAATCTTTTAAAAAAATACCATTAAAAAATAAACAAAATCAGTTTGCGATTGACGTAAGATTAACATTTAAAGATTCTAAAGGTCGTATTTGGGTAGGTTCTAATGTTGCTTTAAATGTATATGATAAAAATGAAAAATTAATTGCAAGTTTTAACAATAGAGAAAATGGACTTGATGGTTTTAGTATAGAAACAGCACTCGAAGACGAGAATAATGTACTTTGGTTTGGACAACAGTTTGGTGGTTTATTCAGATTTGATGAAGCAGAAAACCTGCAAGAATCTCGTTTTGCAAATTTCGATAACGGTAAAATTAACGGAGAAATTCGTGTAATAGACATGGTTTTAGGTAAGAAAAACGAAATTTGGTTTATAAACGAGAAGCTAAAGTTAATTTTATTTAATACAGTAACGAAAGAGTTTAAAGACTTCAAAGATTCTTACCAAAATAAAACACTTAATTTCACAGCAATAAATACTTTAGATAGAGAAAATTTTTGGCTGAGTTCTATCCAAGGAGTTCATCACTTTAATTCCAAAACAAAAAAAATATTATCCTACTACTCTACAGATGGTTTTCAGGAAAATAGATATTTCTACAGAAGTACACTAACAAATAATGGAAATATATATTTTGGAGGAGAAAAAGGAATAAATTACTTTAATCCTTTAAAATTAGAAAAAATGGTTGCGCATCCGCAATTATCTATCTCAGATATTACCATATTAAATCAACCAGCTAGAGATATTATTCCAAATCAAATTTCTTCTAACAATTACGATTTTAAAGAAATAACACTTAAAAACAATCAATCTTCATTTTCTGTAAAATTCGCAGCAATCGATAATATTTTAAATCCTAATTTTTTATACTCTTATCGATTAAAAGGATTTGAAGAAGAATGGAAAACAACATATTCTGAAGGTATAGCCACTTATACCAATATTCCAGATGGAACATATACATTAGAAATTAAAGCAAAGGAAATAAACCAAACAACTGCAACATTAAAAAATAATATCCATATAAATATTTTACCACCTTTTTGGAAAACTTGGTGGGCATGTTTAATTTATCTACTACTTTTTACCTTACTTGTTTTAGTTTTTTTTAAATGGTATGGACTTAGAAAAAAGTTTTTAATAAATCGAATAAGTAGAAGAAAAGAAAAAGAACTTCATTCGGAAAAAATGAACTTTTTCACAAAAATGTCTCATGAAATTCAAACCCCTATTACACTTATTATTGGTCCAATAGAAGACATGTTAAAAAGAGCAGAGATGAATGGAAACTTACTCTTAGAAGAACGTTTAAATATTATTAGAAATAATGCAGTAAGACTTTCTCGAATTGCGAAAGAATTAACTCTTGTAAAAAACAAAGATTTAAAAAGACTAAAATTATCTGTCACAGAAAACGATTTATATACAGACATTAACAGCATCTGCTTATCCTTTAAAGAAATAGCGAGAAGTAAAAAAATAGATTTCTCTGTAAACTGCCCAAAAAATATTGAAAGTGCCTGGTATGATAAAGAAAAATTAGAACATATTTTATATAATATAATTGGCAATGCTTTTAAGTTTACACCAGTTGAAGGAAATATTCAAGTAATTGTTAAGCCTGTAGATAAGAAAAACAATATTAAAATTTCTATTTCAGACTCTGGAGTAGGTATACCAAAGAGCGATTTAGAAGATATTTTTAAGCTTTTTTATCGATCAAAAAATAAAACAAAAGCAAAAGGAACTGGTATAGGACTTGCTTTAACAAAAGAATTAGTCGATTTACACAAAGCAAAAATAAAAGTTAATAGTTCTAAATCTGAAGGAACAACTTTTACATTAAAAATTTCTATTTCTGAAGAAAATTATACAGACGAAGAAAAAATAACTTCAAGTAAAAAGATTGGTGTTATTGATGAAGCTAACATTACCAACAAGGATAATAAAGTTGTTTTAAAGAAAAACAGCGATCCTAATAGTAATAAAACAATTCTAATTGTTGAAGATAATTTCGAGCTTCAAAATTTTATAAAAGACCTATTATCTGATCAATACAATATTTTACAAGCAGAAAATGGAAAAGAGGGTTTTTATTACGCTAAAAACAATATTCCAGATTTAATTATTAGCGATATTATGATGCCAGAAATGGACGGAATCGAACTCTGCCAAGCATTAAATAAAGACAATTTAACAAAGCATATACCTGTTATTTTATTAACAGCCAAAAACTCCACACAATCTAAAATTACAGGTTTAAAAGCAGGAGCTTTAGAATACATAAATAAACCATTTAACACCAACGAACTTCTTTTAAAAGTAAATAATATTATAAACTCAAAAGACTCTATAATTTCTAAATATCGAAAAGAATTAATTAGCAGACCTTCTATAAAATTAGAGCAATCGCAAGACGAAATATTTTTAGAGAATTTAAATAAAATTGTAAACGAAAATTTAAATGATGCCAATTTTAAAGTGGATTCTTTAGCTGAAAAACTAAACATGAGTCATTCTAGTTTGTATAGAAAATGTTCTAATTTAACAGGATTAAGCTTAATCGATTATATACGCCAAATGCGTTTAAAGAAAGGTGCAATTATACTTGTAAAGTACGGTTACAACATTTCTGAAGTAGCATATATGGTAGGCTTTAACAATCCAAAATATTTTTCTAAAAGCTTTAAAAGTCAGTTTGGCAAGAGCCCAAAAGAGTTTAAAAGCACTGCAACATCCACAGAAAGTATCGAAGAATTCTTAGAAAAAAACAATATAGATTTCAAAAACTTTAATGAAGCCTAGAAACTAGAGAAATAAATATAAAAACTATTTATATCCATAATGTATAATTGGCCATTTCTAAAAGAGATAAGATTATAAATTAGTCATCATAGCTATACTTCACAGTTTTTTAAAAAATTTTGAAACTTATTTATTCTAAATAAATAACCTATACATTTTAAATTTAAGTACAATAACAATATTGGAACAATATTCTTCTATTTCACTTAAAACCAAGTATCTTCTTCATTACATAAAAGAAACAGAAACTTTACAAACAAATTCTAGTCGGATTTAAATTCATCAAAAAGGAGTAAAAAACAGTCAAATGCTAATTATTTCTTAAAATAACCCCTTTTTCTGGTTGAAATTAAACCTTTGAAATTGGGTTAAATTCTAATATTTGTAATTATAAAAATATCCGCTTTTAAGAATTTTGAAAACATATTTAATTAAAACGGATATTTAATAGTTAGATAAATAATCAAATTTGAATTATGACAAAAGCAACATTTACTTACCTGTTTTTAATTGTTTTTACAATAACAGGTTATTCTCAAACAAAAACTGTTAGAGGTTCTGTATACGAAAAAGATACAGGTTATCCATTACCTAGCGCAAACGTTCAGGTAAAAGGTACATCTAAAGGTGTAACAACCAATTTTGATGGTAATTATGAAATTAATGTTAAAGTAGGAGACATTATTGTTTTCAGCTATCTTGGTTTCGAGAACAAAGAAGTAAAAATCGAACAGAAAGATGTAATTGATGTTTACCTTACTTCTTCTGCATCGCAATTAGATGAAATTATTCTGGTAGGTTATGGTAAACAGAAAAAGCAAAGTGCAGTTGGGGCACAGTCTTCAATTAAAGCAACAGAACTAAAAATACCTGTTAGAGATTTAACTACAGCTATTGCTGGAAGGCTATCAGGAGTTGTTTCTACTGAAAGAGGAGGAGGTCCTGGTTCTAATGGTGCTAATTTATTTATTAGAGGTGTTGCAACATTTTCATCTAGCCCACAAGGACCACTTTTAGTTGTAGATGGAGTTCCAGATAGATCTATAAATAATATAGATCCAGAAGACATAGAAAGTTTTACCATTTTAAAAGATGCAACTTCTACAGCAGTTTATGGAACTAGAGGGGCAAATGGTGTTATATTAATTGTTACCAAAAAAGGTAAGGTTGGTAAACCAATAATTAATGTCGAAGTAAATCAAGCTATCACAAAATTCACGGCACTTCCAGAATTTATAGATGGACCAACGTTTCAAACATTATATAATGAAGCGCAAGTAACTAGAGGTAAAAATCCTGCATTTACACAAGATAGAATAGATTTAACAGCAAGTGGAGCAGACCCAGATTTGTATCCAAATGTAGATTGGTACGATACTATTTTAAGAGATTTTGCTACGAATAAGAGGTTAAATATAAGTGTTTCTGGAGGAGCAGAAGCTGCAAGATATTATATCTCTGCTGGTTATTTTGGAGAAGATGGTCTTTTTAAAACTGGAGATGTAGATAATTTTAACTCTAAACTAAGCTTAGATAGATTTAATTTTACAAGTAATGTAGATGTTAATATAACTAAATCTACTAAATTAGATTTAGGTATTACCGGTTTTGTTACCAATTTTAATGCTCCTGCAATTGGAGTAAATGAATTGTTTAATTTAACAACATCTACAGCACCACATATTATTCCTGGAGGAACATATAGTAATGGACAATGGCCACAATTGCAAGGTACAAGAGAAAGCCCTTTTCAAGCTCTTACTCAATCTGGTGTACAAAACGTATACAGAAATAGTTTTAGAACAAATATTCGTTTAACACAAGAATTAGACTTTATTTTAGATGGACTGAGTGCTACAGGAATGTTTGCTTTTGATATTAATGCAACAAACACTAACAGAAGATCTCGATTTTTACAAACCTATTATGCAACAGGTAGAGATGCAGATGGCAACCTAATTACAGAAGTATCTTCTCCAGGAAACGAGGAATTATCTTTTTCTAATTCTTCATCTTCAGATAGAAGATTTTATACTGAGGCAGCTGTGAATTATGCGCAAACTTTTGGAAATCACGAAGTATCTGGGCTTTTATTATTCAATCAGTCAGATTTTAGAATTGCAAACCCAGGATCTTATGTAGCATCACTACCATTTCGTCAAAGAAATTATGTAGGTAGAGCTACTTACGGTTATAACGAGAAATATTTTGCTGAGGCAAACTTCTCATATTCTGGTTCAGACCAATTTGTTCCTAGTGAGAGATATGGTTTTTTCCCTTCATTTGGAGCTGGTTGGTTAGTGTCTAACGAGAAATTTTTCAAACCAATCGAAAATATTGTTTCTTACATGAAATTAAGATATAGTTTTGGTCAATCAGGAAACGCAGCAGTTTCAGACCCTAACTTAAGATTTTTATACTTATCTCGTTTAGGAGATTCAGGTGGTTATACTTTTGGTTCTCCTGGAGCAACAAGAGGTTTTACTGGTTTTAACGAACAGCTTATTGGAGGTAATACAAAGTGGGAAACTACTTATAAACAAAACTTAGGTATAGAAGTTAGTTTCTTAAATAACGATTTAGACTTAATTGTTGAGTTATTTAATGAAAGAAGAGAAGGTATTTTATTAAAGAACTTTGTTATACCTTATTCTTCTGGTTTAACTGTAGGTAATATTCCTTTAAGTAATGTTGGTAAAACAAAAAATAAAGGAATTGATATTACTTTAAATTACGATAAGCGTTGGTCTATGGATAATTTCTTCTCTTTCAGAGGAACTTTTAACTATAATAAAAACGAAGCAGTATTTAACGGTTTACCTCCTTTTAGATACGATTATCAAAATAGAATAGGACAACCTATTAGTCAACGTTTTGGTTATGTAGCAACAGGTTTATTTGAAACTCAAGACGAAGTTGATAATGCTGCTATACAAAATGGAGATACAAGACCAGGAGATATTAGATATAAAGATTTAAATGGAGATGGAATAATTAATAGTGATGATCAAACAGCAATAGGTTTAGGTAGTATTCCAAGAATTACATACGGATTAACATTCGCTGGAGGTTTTAAAGGATTTGATGCTAGTTTATTTTTCCAAGGAGTTGGACAAGTAGATTTTAATTATGCATCAGGTTTTGGAACACAACCTTTCGTACAAGGGCCAACTTATGGTAACGTTTATACAAA
This genomic window contains:
- a CDS encoding hybrid sensor histidine kinase/response regulator transcription factor — protein: MNIKTLPLFIILLLFSTYFFSQNSIKIKNINPVYNNKKIAISSVSNDLTGNIWMANSLGILKYNGYSYTLIKNTDVFPEISSSDRVYEMYSDKEHNIWIRSLEGLVSKYNSKTGVFIPIYKLLNEKIRTIKPIDNGLILGSNSGKIYTYFNENIKHICTIPNINGTDKRILDLEFDGNTTFFISDNSGKIYTYNKNSKNLKELVNGFIDFEVNTILQMDNYNKLWIGTDAQGFFIYDTKENKFIEKKFLKGAVNKLDKELFISIFKDSFGIIWAGTDGGGLYKMDSKTGLVEVFKHTYPSEFTLGSNTILSVSEDLNNNIWIVCNFQIINVIPKTNPTVNFIPGSADKRTTRVLSLHKSKNGTLWVGTDGNGLSELKNNKQSKQYFNDINNNFYVQCITEDDYGNIWFGTYRNGIWKYNTRSKSFKKIPLKNKQNQFAIDVRLTFKDSKGRIWVGSNVALNVYDKNEKLIASFNNRENGLDGFSIETALEDENNVLWFGQQFGGLFRFDEAENLQESRFANFDNGKINGEIRVIDMVLGKKNEIWFINEKLKLILFNTVTKEFKDFKDSYQNKTLNFTAINTLDRENFWLSSIQGVHHFNSKTKKILSYYSTDGFQENRYFYRSTLTNNGNIYFGGEKGINYFNPLKLEKMVAHPQLSISDITILNQPARDIIPNQISSNNYDFKEITLKNNQSSFSVKFAAIDNILNPNFLYSYRLKGFEEEWKTTYSEGIATYTNIPDGTYTLEIKAKEINQTTATLKNNIHINILPPFWKTWWACLIYLLLFTLLVLVFFKWYGLRKKFLINRISRRKEKELHSEKMNFFTKMSHEIQTPITLIIGPIEDMLKRAEMNGNLLLEERLNIIRNNAVRLSRIAKELTLVKNKDLKRLKLSVTENDLYTDINSICLSFKEIARSKKIDFSVNCPKNIESAWYDKEKLEHILYNIIGNAFKFTPVEGNIQVIVKPVDKKNNIKISISDSGVGIPKSDLEDIFKLFYRSKNKTKAKGTGIGLALTKELVDLHKAKIKVNSSKSEGTTFTLKISISEENYTDEEKITSSKKIGVIDEANITNKDNKVVLKKNSDPNSNKTILIVEDNFELQNFIKDLLSDQYNILQAENGKEGFYYAKNNIPDLIISDIMMPEMDGIELCQALNKDNLTKHIPVILLTAKNSTQSKITGLKAGALEYINKPFNTNELLLKVNNIINSKDSIISKYRKELISRPSIKLEQSQDEIFLENLNKIVNENLNDANFKVDSLAEKLNMSHSSLYRKCSNLTGLSLIDYIRQMRLKKGAIILVKYGYNISEVAYMVGFNNPKYFSKSFKSQFGKSPKEFKSTATSTESIEEFLEKNNIDFKNFNEA
- a CDS encoding SusC/RagA family TonB-linked outer membrane protein, with amino-acid sequence MTKATFTYLFLIVFTITGYSQTKTVRGSVYEKDTGYPLPSANVQVKGTSKGVTTNFDGNYEINVKVGDIIVFSYLGFENKEVKIEQKDVIDVYLTSSASQLDEIILVGYGKQKKQSAVGAQSSIKATELKIPVRDLTTAIAGRLSGVVSTERGGGPGSNGANLFIRGVATFSSSPQGPLLVVDGVPDRSINNIDPEDIESFTILKDATSTAVYGTRGANGVILIVTKKGKVGKPIINVEVNQAITKFTALPEFIDGPTFQTLYNEAQVTRGKNPAFTQDRIDLTASGADPDLYPNVDWYDTILRDFATNKRLNISVSGGAEAARYYISAGYFGEDGLFKTGDVDNFNSKLSLDRFNFTSNVDVNITKSTKLDLGITGFVTNFNAPAIGVNELFNLTTSTAPHIIPGGTYSNGQWPQLQGTRESPFQALTQSGVQNVYRNSFRTNIRLTQELDFILDGLSATGMFAFDINATNTNRRSRFLQTYYATGRDADGNLITEVSSPGNEELSFSNSSSSDRRFYTEAAVNYAQTFGNHEVSGLLLFNQSDFRIANPGSYVASLPFRQRNYVGRATYGYNEKYFAEANFSYSGSDQFVPSERYGFFPSFGAGWLVSNEKFFKPIENIVSYMKLRYSFGQSGNAAVSDPNLRFLYLSRLGDSGGYTFGSPGATRGFTGFNEQLIGGNTKWETTYKQNLGIEVSFLNNDLDLIVELFNERREGILLKNFVIPYSSGLTVGNIPLSNVGKTKNKGIDITLNYDKRWSMDNFFSFRGTFNYNKNEAVFNGLPPFRYDYQNRIGQPISQRFGYVATGLFETQDEVDNAAIQNGDTRPGDIRYKDLNGDGIINSDDQTAIGLGSIPRITYGLTFAGGFKGFDASLFFQGVGQVDFNYASGFGTQPFVQGPTYGNVYTNVLDRWTEANPNPNAFYPRLSTNETLTSNYVTSTFWTKRADYIRLKQAEIGYTLVGGEDVSEKYFKKLRIFINGTNLLTFSKWDFWDPELGDGNGAVYPNISTYNFGLRLTF